The nucleotide window CACGCCGTCAGTCGTCCGCATGCTGGCCGCCCTCGCCGGCCGGATGGGGGCCGAGCCGGCCGGGCCGCCGCGCGGCGGCCCGGTCACCAGATCGGCGACACGCCGGCCCGCGCCTGCCGAAGGCGGGCCTTGATCTTGGCGACCAGCTGGGCGGGGTCGAAGGGCTTGATGACGCAGTCGTCCGCGCCCACGGTCTGGGCGAGCACCCGGTCGGCCTCGAGCGACTTGGCGGTGAGCATGATGACGGGGATGTGGGCGCTGCGCGGGTCCGCCCGCAGCCTGGCGCATACCTCGTAGCCGTCCCTCCTGGGCATCATGGCGTCGAGCAGAATGAGGTCTGGGAGCACCTCAAGGGCCTTGTCGAGCGCGTCCTCCCCGTCATGGGCGACCACGACCTCGAAGCCCTCCAGGCGTAAGTTGATCTCGACGAAGCGGACAATGTCCTCCTCGTCATCGGCGATGAGTACTACGTCGCCCACGTCAGAACCCTCCTTCGGCGCGGAGTGCCGGGGCCCTCCTGGGTGCGTCATCGGCACCGGGTCCGCGACGCCCAAGCGCTCCAGTGCGCCGCGGCGATGTCACAGCAGGGGGAATCAAGGCACACGCACCGACGCCACGAGCGCCTCGCAAGCCTACGCGGATCTGCTTGGTTCATGATCGTAGGCGGTCGGCGTCGCTCGACGAGCCGCACTCGACCGGTGGCGCCGACCGGTTGCCGGTGGCGCCCGCCCTGCGAGCACGCCGCCAGTCCTCCAGCACAGCAACGAGCCCCGGTCCGGGCCCAGGCACGAGCCTGCTGCTCCTCCTCTCGAGTACCTAGGCGCCCGGCGGACCCGAATGGATACGGGCAGTCAGGCAATTCGTCCCCTGGGCGCACATGCGGCGCCCCCACCGGGGCAGTGGGGGCGCCAGGGCCGGCCGTGCGTGCGGTCAGGCGGGGGACATGGCGACCTGCTGGTCGAGGGTGGACGGGGCGGTGTAGCCGGGGGCGGCCTTCTTGGCCCGCACCAGCACGGTGGTGCCCCAGGACCGGTAGGAACCCTTGATCGCCGGGGTGGAGCCGTTGACCAGGGTGACCAGGCGGGCCTTGTAGCTCGGGCTCTGGAAGAAGACCCGGCTCATGTCGACCGAGATCCGCACGGCGTTGGCGAGGTAGAACAGGTCGATGGTGGGGGTCATCACGATCCAGTCGCAGGCGGTGAACCGCACCGAGGGCTGCACCCTGGCGCTGCTGGGGAACGGGCTGGCGTAGCGGATCATGGTGATGCGCCCAAGCCTGTAGCGGTCCCCGGTAGGGTCGCTGCGGCGGACCTCCCAGCGGGTCCCGGTGAAGCTGTAGCCGGTGACGTTGGTGACCGCGCCCTGGCTGCCGTCCTGCGGGGGGGTGTGGAAGTACAACGTCGGCTTGCGCACGATCACCGACCCGCCGGTCACCGTGACCTGCCCGCCCGAGACCACGTTGAACACCGCCCCATCCTCGAGCCTGGGCCGCGAGGTCCACGAGCTCAGCCGGGTGGCGTAGTCGCTGTCGGGGAACGACACCCCGTAGGTGACCTCCCCGCCGTTGAGCTGATGGTTGACCGCCTGGGAGTTGGCGTAGTCGAAGTCGATGAAGTTGTCGCGGCCGTGGTAGCGGTCCACCACCAGGGAGTCGGTCATCTGGTCGCCGTCGAACCGGAACGCCCGGTGGACCTCGTTGACCTCCACGGCCACATGGTTCTGCCAGGTCGTGCCCCCGGTGGGGACCGGGTCCCGGGACGACTCGCGGAACCGGAAGGCACCCGAGTGCTCCTGCAGGCCTCTGAGGCCGCCGGCCGGGCCGGCGGGGTCGACCCCGTTGACGGTGAAGTCGGTGAAGGTGAGCGCGCCGGCGCGGTGGATGTCGAACAGGTAGTCCGCGCCCTCGTGCTGGATGACGGTGGCGCCGGGGCCGTCGCCGCGGATGGTGAACCCGTGCAGGTACTCAAGCAGGTGGGTGTGGGTGTTGCGGTAGATCCCCTTGGGGATGTACAGCGCGGGCAGCCCCAGGTAGCGGCGCGCCCCGCCGGTGCCCACCGGGTAGCTCCACGACGCCAGGCTGCGGCAGTGGGCGATCGCGGCGCTGATCGCCTGGGTCCAGTCCCAGGTGTTGGGGTTGGCCGGGTCGGCCTTGACGGCCAGGTCCTCGAACTGCCACAGGTTG belongs to Actinomycetes bacterium and includes:
- a CDS encoding response regulator, with the translated sequence MGDVVLIADDEEDIVRFVEINLRLEGFEVVVAHDGEDALDKALEVLPDLILLDAMMPRRDGYEVCARLRADPRSAHIPVIMLTAKSLEADRVLAQTVGADDCVIKPFDPAQLVAKIKARLRQARAGVSPIW